The Nitriliruptor alkaliphilus DSM 45188 genome includes a region encoding these proteins:
- a CDS encoding carbohydrate ABC transporter permease, with the protein MTAPSRRPRRSRQARAGYLMIAPAYLFFVAFVLGPLLTVFWLALTRYNLLTSPEFVGLDNFARMGSDGRLHVVFRNTLIYVVAAVVLMNAFGLLLAVLLNRRMNPRVRTALRSAYFFPSLVALVYVSIIWQFLLQYDVGVVNHYLTEGGGPRLNWLGGYPLGLVSVIAVDVWRNTGFAMLIYLAALQDVPSERLEAAAVDGAAGWRRFWHVSLPVISPAVLFNVFLTNIGAWQIFESIVVLTGGGPGDATRSITMYLYERAFQSFEMGYASAIAVVLFAVMLLATAALLGTQRRWVHYE; encoded by the coding sequence GTGACGGCCCCCAGCCGGCGGCCACGGCGCAGCCGCCAGGCGCGTGCCGGCTACCTGATGATCGCGCCGGCCTACCTGTTCTTCGTGGCGTTCGTGCTGGGACCGCTGTTGACGGTCTTCTGGCTGGCGCTGACGCGCTACAACCTGCTGACGTCGCCGGAGTTCGTCGGGCTCGACAACTTCGCGCGCATGGGATCCGACGGCCGCCTGCACGTGGTCTTCCGCAACACCCTCATCTACGTGGTGGCGGCCGTCGTCCTGATGAACGCCTTCGGGCTGTTGCTCGCGGTGCTGCTCAACCGTCGGATGAACCCTCGCGTCCGAACCGCGCTGCGCTCGGCGTACTTCTTCCCGTCGCTGGTGGCGCTCGTGTACGTCTCGATCATCTGGCAGTTCCTGCTCCAGTACGACGTCGGGGTCGTGAACCACTACCTCACCGAGGGAGGTGGCCCCCGCCTCAACTGGCTCGGTGGCTACCCGCTCGGCCTCGTCTCGGTCATCGCGGTCGACGTCTGGCGCAACACCGGGTTCGCCATGCTGATCTACCTGGCCGCGCTGCAGGACGTGCCGTCCGAACGGCTCGAGGCGGCCGCCGTGGACGGCGCAGCCGGCTGGCGCAGGTTCTGGCACGTGTCGCTGCCGGTCATCAGCCCGGCGGTGCTCTTCAACGTCTTCCTCACCAACATCGGCGCCTGGCAGATCTTCGAATCCATCGTCGTGTTGACCGGTGGCGGCCCCGGGGACGCGACGCGGAGCATCACGATGTACCTCTACGAGCGCGCCTTCCAGTCGTTCGAGATGGGCTACGCCTCCGCGATCGCGGTCGTGCTCTTCGCGGTGATGCTGCTGGCGACCGCGGCATTGCTCGGCACCCAACGCCGGTGGGTGCACTATGAGTGA
- a CDS encoding carbohydrate ABC transporter permease — protein sequence MRRRPKLGSVAVTAGLILGAIVVLAPFLWMFSTSMRPAQQAYALPPSWIPTDLNPDNYLAALDGPVPLVRNAVNSLVIALATTAGVLVTSSMAGYAFAKLRFRFKGALFALLLAALMFPIQVTIVPLFTMMRSLDLINNPLSLILPSTFSALGVFLLRQLFTSVPDELIEAARIDGAREWTIFRRIALPLARPAMAALGIITFLLSWNSYFAPLVFLTRLETATLPLALVILLGPYRAGNPAIVMAATTMAIVPALLAFLFGQRWIVETLSRSGTKG from the coding sequence GTGCGACGCCGGCCCAAGCTGGGGAGCGTCGCGGTCACCGCCGGGCTGATCCTCGGCGCGATCGTCGTGCTGGCGCCGTTCCTCTGGATGTTCTCGACCTCGATGCGGCCAGCCCAGCAGGCCTACGCGCTCCCACCCAGTTGGATCCCGACGGACCTGAACCCCGACAACTACCTCGCCGCCCTCGACGGCCCCGTCCCGCTGGTTCGCAACGCCGTCAACAGCCTGGTCATCGCACTGGCGACCACGGCCGGGGTCCTGGTGACCTCGTCGATGGCGGGGTACGCGTTCGCCAAGCTGCGGTTCCGGTTCAAGGGTGCCCTCTTCGCGCTCCTGCTGGCGGCGCTGATGTTCCCCATCCAGGTCACGATCGTGCCGCTGTTCACGATGATGCGGTCCCTGGACCTGATCAACAACCCGCTGTCGTTGATCCTCCCGAGCACCTTCAGCGCTCTCGGTGTCTTCCTCCTCCGGCAGCTGTTCACGTCCGTGCCCGACGAACTGATCGAGGCGGCCCGCATCGACGGTGCCCGCGAGTGGACCATCTTCCGACGCATCGCCCTGCCGCTCGCTCGACCGGCGATGGCCGCCCTCGGGATCATCACGTTCCTGCTGTCGTGGAACAGCTACTTCGCGCCGCTGGTGTTCCTGACGCGGCTCGAGACCGCGACCCTGCCGCTCGCGCTCGTGATCCTGCTCGGGCCCTACCGCGCCGGGAACCCCGCGATCGTGATGGCGGCGACGACGATGGCCATCGTCCCGGCCTTGCTCGCGTTCCTGTTCGGCCAACGCTGGATCGTCGAGACCCTGAGCCGCTCCGGCACCAAGGGCTGA